The proteins below are encoded in one region of Engystomops pustulosus chromosome 8, aEngPut4.maternal, whole genome shotgun sequence:
- the LOC140074554 gene encoding gamma-crystallin 1-like: MVKIVFYENRNFQGRSYECNSDSTDLSSYFNRCNSIRVENGNWILYEHSNYRGHQYFLRRGEYPDFQKWMGYNDSIRSCRVTPQHRGPFSLRVYEREDYKGQMMEFTEDCPHVYEQFRYHDIHSCHVHDGYWMFYEEPNYRGRQYYLRPGEYRRYSDWGASNPRIGSFKRVQHLY, from the exons ATGGTTAAG ATTGTGTTTTACGAAAACAGAAACTTCCAGGGTCGCTCTTATGAGTGCAACTCTGACTCCACTGATCTGTCTTCATACTTCAATCGGTGCAATTCCATCCGAGTAGAGAATGGAAATTGGATCCTTTATGAACATTCAAATTACAGAGGACACCAATACTTCCTGAGGAGAGGAGAATATCCTGACTTCCAGAAATGGATGGGATACAATGACTCCATTCGGTCCTGCCGTGTAACCCCACAG CATCGTGGACCATTCAGTCTGAGGGTGTACGAGAGAGAAGACTATAAAGGTCAGATGATGGAGTTCACTGAAGATTGTCCTCATGTCTATGAGCAATTCCGCTACCATGACATTCACTCCTGCCATGTGCATGATGGCTACTGGATGTTCTATGAGGAGCCCAACTACAGGGGACGTCAGTATTACCTGAGacctggagagtacaggagatacAGCGACTGGGGAGCTTCTAACCCAAGAATTGGATCTTTTAAGAGAGTTCAGCATctatattaa